The DNA segment CAGTTTACCGAATGGCGTTCTTACGAACATCGCGTACTTGCCAGCGTTGATGGTCAATTGGTTCCAATTCCAATTAACCTCGATACCATTAATAAACTGTATGGAATGAATCTGACCTCATTCCAAGTTGAAGACTTTTTCCGGTCGGTAGCGGAACCTCAAGAATACATCCGCACCTCAGAAGATGTAGTAGTCAGTAAAGTAGGACGAGAACTTTACGAGAAATTTTTCCGCAACTACACCCGCAAACAATGGGGACTTGATCCATCTGAACTGGATAAGTCAGTGATTGCGCGTATCCCTACTCGCACTAACCGCGACGATCGCTATTTTACCGATACATACCAGGCAATGCCACTGCATGGATTTACACGGATGTTCGAGAATATGTTATTCCACCCGAACATCAAAATCATGTTGAATACTGATTATCGGGAAATCCAAAAAGCGATTCCTTGCCGCGAGATTATCTATAGTGGCCCTGTAGATGAGTTCTTTGATTATCGTTACGGCAAACTGCCATACCGCTCCTTGGAGTTTAAGCATGAGACACACAACCAGTCTGTGTTTCAGGCTGCACCTGTAGTCAACTATCCCAACGAACAACTATATACTCGCATCACAGAGTTTAAATACTTGACAGGACAGGAACACAACAAAACTAGCATTGTTTATGAGTTCCCTCGTGCTGAGGGCGATCCATACTATCCTGTACCACGTCCAGAAAATGCCGAACTCTATAAGAAATACAAAGAGTTGGCTGATAACACAGCAGGTGTGCATTTTGTAGGACGCTTGGCGACTTACAAATACTACAACATGGATCAAGTCGTGGCTCAAGCGTTGACTGTTTACAACTCGATCAGCGCCAAGCAAAAATCAGCAGCTATGCGATAAAGACTTTTTGGTAATAGGGAAAAGTTTTGAGATTTATCTTGCTCCATTATTTTGGAGCAGATAATCTCTTCCTAGCAACGGGCAAGAAGCGATTGACAACTATCAAATCTTGGTTAACATCTGCGTAATCTACGTCTATCTGCTCACATCTGCGATAAAAAAAAATTGTAATTTTTGCAATAAGTCTATTGATTTTTAGCTTTATTAATCCTGCGTAAATCTTAAAAGCGGCAATCTTTGTAGGAGGAATATTATATGAGTTTAGAGCAACTCAATCTCCCACCTTTGGAAGTGTGGGCTGGATTGGAGTGTACAGTTAATCGCGTTGGCGATCGCTATTTTGACCAAACAGAACGCAACGGTCATGCAACCCGTATTTCCGACCTAGATTTATTTGCAGAATTAGGTATACGTGCCATTCGTTACCCTGTTGTGTGGGAACGCACCGCACCCAACGGTTTAGAAACGGCTGATTGGTCATGGGCAGATGAACGTTTAGAACGTTTGCGTTCTCTGAATATTTGCCCCATTGTCGGTTTAGTTCATCACGGTAGCGGGCCTAGTAATACCAGCTTAATCGATCCACAATTCCCTGAAAAACTTGCTGTTTACGCCCGTGCAGTTGCAGAACGTTATCCTTGGGTAACTCATTACACCCCTGTAAATGAACCACTAACAACAGCACGTTTTAGTGGGATGTACGGTCACTGGTATCCTCATGGGCGTGACGACCTCACGTTTGCGCGGGCATTACTAACACAGTGTCGTGGTGTTGTGCTGGCAATGCGCGCGATTCGAGAAGTTAATCCCCATGCTCAACTGGTGCAAACTGATGATTTAGGTAAGACTTTTAGCACACCGCTACTTGCCTACCAAGCTGAGTTAGAAAATGAAAGGCGTTGGTTAACCTTTGATTTACTATGTGGCAGGCTGAACCGCCAGCATCCGATGTGGGAATATTTATGTCCATTTATAGGCGTAGATGAGGATGAACTTAATTGGTTTTTAGATAATCCCTGCCCACCAGATATTATCGGGATTAACCATTATCTAACCAGTGAACGTTTTATAGACGAGCGCCTAGAAAACTACCCATCTTGGACGCATGGTGGCAATGGCAAGCACCAATACGCAGATGTAGAAGCCGTCCGAGTTTGTGCTGAAGGTACTGCTGGTGCGCGTATCTTGCTAAAAGAAACTTGGGAACGCTACCAACTACCAATTGCTGTTACTGAAGTACACCTGGGCTGCACTCGCGAAGAACAACTGCGTTGGTTAAAGGAAGTTTGGGACGCAGCCCAAAGTTTGCGACAACAAGGTGTAGATATCCGTGCTATTACCGCTTGGTCTTTACTCGGTGCATACGACTGGAATAGTTTAGTAACTCGTGATGCTGGTCATTACGAGCCTGGTGTATTTGACTTGCGTGGTTCACACCCGCGCCCAACAGCATTAGCTCAAATGCTCAAGGATTTAGCTGATGGCAGAAAACCAGATCATCCTTTGTTGGAAATACCTGGCTGGTGGCGCAGACCAGAACGGTTGCTGTATCCACCATTTAGTTGTTCTCTAAATGCAGAACAAGGAGATATTGCCACTATCTCTCGCTCTGATGTGCGTCCTTTAGTAATTGCTGGGGCAACAGGGACATTAGGCAAAGCTTTTGCCAGAATATGTGAAATTCGCGGCATTCCGTATCGCCTGTTAACACGCCAGGAAATGGATATTACAAATCCTGCGTCTATTAATAGAGCGTTAACTGAACTGAAACCTTGGGCAGTTGTCAACGCGGCGGGGTACGTGCGTGTAGATGATGCAGAACGCGAAGCTGATGCCTGCTTACGCTCAAATGCTGAAGGTGCGGCAAACTTGGCTGTTGCTTGCGCTAATTTGGGAGTAGTGCTGCTGACTTTCTCATCAGATCTGGTATTCAATGGTGCAGACACTACCCCTTATGTAGAAAGTAGTGCCGTTGCACCCTTGAATGTGTATGGGCGTAGTAAAGCGATCGCAGAAACGCGAGTTTTGGAATCTTTGCCAACTTCTTTAGTAATTCGTACCAGTGCTTTCTTTGGCCCTTGGGATGAGTATAACTTTGTGACGATCGCACTACGTGAGTTATCTGCTGGAAAGACATTTGTAGCAGCAGAAGATGCGATCGTTTCCCCTACTTATGTACCTGATCTAGTGAATACTAGCTTAGATTTGTTAATAGATCGGGAATTTGGTGTTTGGCATCTAGCAAACCAAAGTGAAATCACTTGGGCTGAATTGGCACGCCTAGCAGCAAAGCAAGCAGGTGTGAATGCCAAGGGTATTGAAGCACGTCCATTGCAAGACTTTGGTTTCGCAGCGCCTCGTCCTAGCTACAGTGTACTCGGTAGTGAACGAGGTGTTTTACTCTCTACTTTGGATGATGCGATCGCTCGATACTTGAGCGATCGCGAAGTTCCAATTTAAGCATTCAACTTGCTGAATACTAACGTTTTAATTAAGTAAAAAAGGTACTCAAAGTGTCGCAAACAATTCTTGTAACTGGGGGCGCAGGATATATTGGCTCCCACGCAGTTCTAGCACTGCAACAAGCTGGATATGAAGTAATCGTTTTAGATAACCTTTCATACGGGCATCGAGAGCTTGTAGAACAGGTATTGAAAGTTAAGTTAATTGTCGGCGATACAAGCGATCGCGCTTTGTTAGATCAATTATTTGCCACGCACAATATTGCCGCAGTCATGCACTTTGCTGCTTATATTGCAGTGGGTGAGTCGGTTGTTGAGCCAGCTAAATATTACCGCAACAATGTCATCGGCACACTGACGCTTTTAGAAGCAATGTTAAACGCTTCTATTAATAAATTTATATTTTCTTCAACTTGCGCTCTCTACGGGGAACCTAAAACAGTTCCCATTCCTGAAGATCATCCCTTCAATCCCATCAGCCCCTATGCAACCAGTAAGCTGATGGTAGAACAAATGCTTTCGGATTTTGATGTTGCCTATAACTTAAAATCAGTTCGTTTCCGTTATTTTAATGCTGCAGGAGCAGATCCTAATGGCTTACTTGGTGAAGATCATAGCCCTGAAACTCACTTAATTCCATTAGTACTTTTAACTGCTTTAGGTAAGCGAGATTCAGTATCAATTTTTGGCACAGATTATGATACTAGAGATGGTACTTGTATTCGGGATTATATTCACGTTACCGACTTAGCACAAGCTCATGTTTTAGGTTTAGATTACTTACTAAAAGGTGGAGAAAGTCAAGTTTTTAACTTAGGAAATGGCAATGGTTTCTCAGTTAGAGAAGTAATTGAAACAGCCAAGCAAGTAACGGGTAAAGAAATCAAAATAGTAGAGAGCGATCGCAGACCAGGCGATCCACCTATTTTAGTTGGTAGTAGCGACAAAGCTAGAACAATTTTGGGATGGAATCCTAAGTATCCTGAAGTAAATGAAATCATAACTCATGCGTGGCAATGGCATCAGCAACGCCATCAATAGGAGACTTATTTCCTCTCTCTAGAGGTAGTCATTGTTAATTGTTAATTGCTAATTGTTAATATGTCTGCTTCTAGATAGAGGGATTCAAATTCCGCAACTAATACCTTGTTGACTAGGTAGTGCGGAGGTGGGTCTTGAAAACAGTTGCATCCCAACCAAACCTTAATCTTTCAACAAAAAAATACGACTTTCAGTACTTACAAGGAAGTTCTTTGTCGGATCTTTTTGCGTCGGACATCACAGATAAACGTTATGGGTTTATCCCAAATTACCCTGCAACTGCAAATTGGGCAGCTTTCCCAAATAAGAAAAAATACTTTCTTCAAGACGGCAGTAGTGAATCTACTAAAACTTCCTTTGATAAGATTTGCCAAAAGGAACCCTGGAAAAATTTGGCTGTGTTAGGCGATAAACTGCCAGGAGTTGTAATTATTCCGCCGCCAAAGTTGCTGGTAGAATACTGGCAGGATTATTTTGGTATCTCCTCCAATATGGAGATGATTGATTGCTCAAGCTATCTCGATGAACTTAGCCAGAGTTCGCAGTTTGACAAACTGATCACGCTATTTCCTTTTGATAATCTTAATCCTGAAAAACACGCGGTTAATCCAGATACTCACTACCACTTACTTAGTAAAGTAACACTAGCCGAGCTAGGGGTACAATGTCCAAAATACAACAGCTATAATCTACGTCAAGTTAATCTGGAAGACATTCCCTTACCAGAGCAATTTCCCTACTTAATCAAAACATCTCACGGACTTTCAGGGGAAGGCACTTATATTATCAGAAACACCAGCGATTTAAACTATTGCCTGGAAGAAGTAAGAAAATATCTCCATATTGAGTTATTGGATACGATCATTGTCTCCGAATTTGTCAAAAATGCGGTGGAAAACTACTGCGTGCAATTTTATGTCAGCAAGACTGGAGAAATAACGCTCATCGGTACTACTACTCAACTCGTTACCCCAGAAGGGGACTATTTAGGCGGACTAATTCATTACCGCGAAACTGACATGAGCAAATTTTTTGAGATGATTGCTGCGGTTGGTAGATATGCTCATCAGCAGGGTTATTTCGGTGTTATCGGTTTCGATGTGCTAGAAGATCAAGATGGAGAACTTTATGCGATCGATGCTAATTTCCGAGTCAATGGTTCCACTCCACTGTGTTTACAACGCCATAACTTATTGCAAGTTGGAAAAGAAGTAGCTAAATATTCTACTGATTACCGCATGGATGGAACATTGGACTCGATTCTAGTTACATTGAAGCCAGAATTAGAGCGCAAGGATTTGATGATTTTATCTGCTTTAGAGAGAGTAAAATACGGGAAAATCTACACCGAAATTTATGGGATTGTTGCTGGAGAGACACTCTTAGATATGCAACAGATTGAGAGGAACTTAAAAGATAAAGGATTACACTTAGTTAGTTAAGAGTCTATCTTTCAAAATAATTAATCACAGAAAATCTCGGTATTTATCTGCGTTTATCTGCGTTTATCTGCGGTTAAAATCTCTTAAAAGCACTTTTCGGATAGGCTCTAAATAATAGAGTGCGATCGCACTTTCGATGAGTTTAACAAATACCTTAGCGTAGCTTACCTTTAAATTATGTTTTAGCCTGTATAAATAGGCACAGCCCCCCTTTTTCAGGGGGGCTGTATTCTAAGTCCTATTGTTTTGAAAAGGAAAAGGCTTACAAATCAGCGATAACTTCTGCGGGTGGAAGAACAACGCGCTTCGCTAACCCAAGACTCTGCAATCCATTAATAGCCCACCAAGTCATATCTAATTCCCACCATTTCCAGCCAGCTTTTGCGACATTGGGATAAGCATGGTGGTTATTATGCCAGCCTTCGCCGTATGTAAGTATGGCTGTCCACCAAAGGTTGCGAGAACCGTCTAGAACTTCAAAACGGCGATCGCCTGTCATGTGACTTGCTGAGTTAATCAACCAAGTACTGTGCCATAAAAGTACAGCCCGTAGGAACGTTCCATAAATCACAAACGACCATCCGCCCAAAAGATATAGCAGCACAGCAACGGGAATTTGCAAGGATAAGAAATTGCTGTCTAGCCATTTGTAATAAGGATCGCGCGATAAATCGGGAGCATACTTATTATATGTAGCGCGTTCAAAGAACTCTGCGCGAGGATACATAATCCACAACATATGACTCCACCAGAAGCCCCGACTAGCAGCATAGGGATCTTTATCTCTATCCTCTGTATGCAAGTGATGCTGGCGATGCCCAGCAACC comes from the Oculatellaceae cyanobacterium genome and includes:
- a CDS encoding family 1 glycosylhydrolase gives rise to the protein MSLEQLNLPPLEVWAGLECTVNRVGDRYFDQTERNGHATRISDLDLFAELGIRAIRYPVVWERTAPNGLETADWSWADERLERLRSLNICPIVGLVHHGSGPSNTSLIDPQFPEKLAVYARAVAERYPWVTHYTPVNEPLTTARFSGMYGHWYPHGRDDLTFARALLTQCRGVVLAMRAIREVNPHAQLVQTDDLGKTFSTPLLAYQAELENERRWLTFDLLCGRLNRQHPMWEYLCPFIGVDEDELNWFLDNPCPPDIIGINHYLTSERFIDERLENYPSWTHGGNGKHQYADVEAVRVCAEGTAGARILLKETWERYQLPIAVTEVHLGCTREEQLRWLKEVWDAAQSLRQQGVDIRAITAWSLLGAYDWNSLVTRDAGHYEPGVFDLRGSHPRPTALAQMLKDLADGRKPDHPLLEIPGWWRRPERLLYPPFSCSLNAEQGDIATISRSDVRPLVIAGATGTLGKAFARICEIRGIPYRLLTRQEMDITNPASINRALTELKPWAVVNAAGYVRVDDAEREADACLRSNAEGAANLAVACANLGVVLLTFSSDLVFNGADTTPYVESSAVAPLNVYGRSKAIAETRVLESLPTSLVIRTSAFFGPWDEYNFVTIALRELSAGKTFVAAEDAIVSPTYVPDLVNTSLDLLIDREFGVWHLANQSEITWAELARLAAKQAGVNAKGIEARPLQDFGFAAPRPSYSVLGSERGVLLSTLDDAIARYLSDREVPI
- the galE gene encoding UDP-glucose 4-epimerase GalE, which codes for MSQTILVTGGAGYIGSHAVLALQQAGYEVIVLDNLSYGHRELVEQVLKVKLIVGDTSDRALLDQLFATHNIAAVMHFAAYIAVGESVVEPAKYYRNNVIGTLTLLEAMLNASINKFIFSSTCALYGEPKTVPIPEDHPFNPISPYATSKLMVEQMLSDFDVAYNLKSVRFRYFNAAGADPNGLLGEDHSPETHLIPLVLLTALGKRDSVSIFGTDYDTRDGTCIRDYIHVTDLAQAHVLGLDYLLKGGESQVFNLGNGNGFSVREVIETAKQVTGKEIKIVESDRRPGDPPILVGSSDKARTILGWNPKYPEVNEIITHAWQWHQQRHQ
- a CDS encoding ATP-grasp domain-containing protein, with protein sequence MKTVASQPNLNLSTKKYDFQYLQGSSLSDLFASDITDKRYGFIPNYPATANWAAFPNKKKYFLQDGSSESTKTSFDKICQKEPWKNLAVLGDKLPGVVIIPPPKLLVEYWQDYFGISSNMEMIDCSSYLDELSQSSQFDKLITLFPFDNLNPEKHAVNPDTHYHLLSKVTLAELGVQCPKYNSYNLRQVNLEDIPLPEQFPYLIKTSHGLSGEGTYIIRNTSDLNYCLEEVRKYLHIELLDTIIVSEFVKNAVENYCVQFYVSKTGEITLIGTTTQLVTPEGDYLGGLIHYRETDMSKFFEMIAAVGRYAHQQGYFGVIGFDVLEDQDGELYAIDANFRVNGSTPLCLQRHNLLQVGKEVAKYSTDYRMDGTLDSILVTLKPELERKDLMILSALERVKYGKIYTEIYGIVAGETLLDMQQIERNLKDKGLHLVS
- a CDS encoding fatty acid desaturase translates to MTSNSMGTIQSSSEQLKLSWVNVGFFGTIHALALLAPWFFSWSALGVMIVLHWLFGSIGICLGYHRLLTHRSLQVPKWLEYTLATIGALALQGGPIFWVAGHRQHHLHTEDRDKDPYAASRGFWWSHMLWIMYPRAEFFERATYNKYAPDLSRDPYYKWLDSNFLSLQIPVAVLLYLLGGWSFVIYGTFLRAVLLWHSTWLINSASHMTGDRRFEVLDGSRNLWWTAILTYGEGWHNNHHAYPNVAKAGWKWWELDMTWWAINGLQSLGLAKRVVLPPAEVIADL